ATGAATTTTTTAGCATTTTTTTATTGCCCTATATAAATTAAAAAATTCCCTAGGTGTTTTGCCTAAGGAATTAATTTGAGTTAGTTAAAATTCAGTTTTTTTAAACGTCTTGGCCTTTCATCATCTTGTTCCAGTATAAATAAGGGAGTCCGTATTTTTTTAGCATCCATAGTCTCCAATGCTCTTTGGAGGAATCAAAAACCAACATCTGTTTTAATTTGGGATCCGGTGTAAAATTGTTGTTATAGTCAAATTCTGCCAAGACCATCTTACCATAATCGGTTACTAAGGGACAGGAAGAATATCCATTGTAGGCTTTTGAGCCCATGGATTTTGTTTTAATCAGTTTATCGATGTTATCCACAACTATGGGAACTTGTTTGCGAATGGCAGCTCCGGTTTTTGCCGTTGGTAAGGCCGCTACATCACCCAATCCAAAAATATTGGGATATTTGGTATGCTGCATGGTTTTATGGTCTACATCCAACCATCCGGCATCGTTCACCAAAACAGAATTTTTGACAAATTCAGGAGCAACGGAAGGGGGAGCGGTATGCAACATATCGTAATGGATACCGTATCGGTTTCCGTCTACGGTTACCTTAACGTCCTTGTAGTTGTATTGGAAGGAGTCGTCCAAAAGCCTGTCATCGTCCTCACCGGCCATCACCACACAACCACCTGCAGTGATATCCTTTCCAAGCTCGTACCAAGCGATTTTTTTGTCTCCATCCACGGCCACCAATTTATGGTAAAACCGCAGATTGATATCCTTTCTATCCACAACTTCCATTAATGTTTTGGCCACTTCCTTAACCCCAAATATGACCGTTCCACTGGTTGCAAAAACGACATCGGTTTTGTCCCTTACACCACTTTTTCTAAAATGGCTTTCCGCTAGATACATTATTTTTTGTGGAGCCCCACCGCATTTGATCGGGGTTGTAGGCTGGGTAAACAGGGCAGTTCCTCCCTTAAAGTTTTTGATTACGTTCCAAGTGTGTTTCGGATCCGTATAATTACTGCACACCACACCTTTGTCCATGGCCTCTCCTAGACCTGGAACCAAGCTATAATCGTAGGCCAATCCTGGAACCACTACTAAATAGTCGTAGGATATATCCCCTTGGGTAGCCGTATGTACTATATTATTTTCAGGATCGAACCCTGTCGCCTTGTCCTTGATCCATGTAGCTTCCTTGGGCATAACGGTCGACATGGGTCTAGCGGTTTTGTCAAAATCATAGGTGCCTGCACCTACCAAGGTCCATGCCGGCTGGTAATAATGGGTGTCAGATGGTTCAATGACCGCTACATCCCTGAGTTTTTTTTGCTTTATCAATTGCGATGCCACCATGATTCCGGCCGTTCCCCCTCCAATAACAAGTATTTGATGATGTGAGCTCATTCTTAAGTTTTTTTGTTCAACTTGTTAAATATATAGGGTAATTTTTATGAATTGTGTAACATTGGTTACAGAACCATGAATTAATATGATATTGATCATAAAAAAGCCGATCCCTACCAAAGGAACCGGCCTAAAATCCATTGTTGATATTGGGAATTACTTTGTTTTGCAGGTATTAATTCCGAAGAGTGTATACAGCGGACAAAAACTGATGAAACTGGTCAATAGAAAAATGGCGGCCAAGGCCATCAATACATAGGCCAATGTTCCTCCAATGACATTGAAGTAATACAAGGCAAAAACTGCCAATGCGATTATGATTCGGATGGTTTTATCCGCACTACCCATATTTTTTTTCATGATAAAAAGATTAATTGGTTATTACTATTACTAAAAGGGCAATAAATTATGTAAGTTGCCGCTTCTTACTTTACAATTTGGTTGTTAATACGTTATGTGCCAAAATGAACTACAATATAGTGATATTGTCACTATAGTTCTGTAACTAAAGTTACCAAACCTTATGCTGCAAGGAACTATCTTTGAAAATGTAAACAAAGGCGATGGAATATTTAAAGGCTTTTTACAATTCTTTTTTGGGCACCCTAAACTGGACTTGGAAATCCATATTATTTGAGGTGCCCTGGTATACGAACTTTTTTTGGGGTCTTATCTTGATATCCTTGGTAGTTTGGGCATTGGAAATTGCCTTTCCCTGGCGTAAGGAACAAGGGATCTTCAGGAAGGACTTTTGGTTGGATGCCTTTTATATGTTTTTCAACTTTTTCCTTTTTGCGATTGTTGTCAGTGGTGTTTATAAGATACTTCAATTGTTTTTTGCTGATATGGGAATTACGGCCAAAAGTTTGGCCTTAATTGATTTTACGGCTTGGCCCTCTTGGACCCAATTGTTGGTTTTCTTTTTGATATTGGATTTTGTCCAGTGGTTTACACATATTCTTTTACACCGGTTTGAGGTGCTTTGGAATTTCCATAAGGTACACCACAGTGTAAAGGAAATGGGGTTCGCCGCACATTTGCGCTACCATTGGATGGAAAACATCCTATACAAACCTTTAAAGACTTTTGGGGTGATGATCTTGGGCGGTTTTGAGCCGGAACAAGCGTATATCGTCCATTTTTTTGCCATAGCTATTGGGCATCTGAACCACTCAAATATCAAGATTACCTGGGGACCTTTGAAATATCTTTTGAACAATCCGGTAATGCATCTGTACCACCACGCCTACAACCTGCCATCGGATAAGCGATATGGTGTCAATTTCGGAATCAGTTTAAGTCTGTGGGATTATATTTTTAAGACCCATTATATTCCGGAGGATAGCGGTACAGTCAAATTAGGATACCCGGGCGATGAGGATATGCCACAGGATTTTATTGGCCAGAATATTTCTGGCTTCGGATTACATAAAAAGAAATCTTGACAAATGACGTTTCAGAAGTAGGTGAAAACTTTTCCAGACTTCGATATTTAAATAACAAGTATCAAATCTCAAGCAATTAAATGAAATTTTGAAAAAAAGTTATCTGCTGATAACCTTCATTTTTCCATTTAGGCCGAAGAATAAGTAAAGCTTGTTCCGGGTCAATATCATTTAAATCAGGATAAACTTTATTGAAGTAAGGGCTGTTTTAAGCTTATGAATATTTAATTGGGTTTAATTCTGAATACCCTAATTATTCGTATTTTCCAAAACGATACTCCATATTCCCCGTACTTCATTGGTGGAATAGCCGGTTGCGGCATCACTAGGGTAGCGTTCCCTCAGGATGGAGACTACCTCAGTGGCAATATCCTCGCCTGGTTTTCCGTGACATTTTAAGCACATATCGTTGGTAACGATAGGGTAGTAGAATTGCGTTTTGTCGCCGTTCTCGATTACTATAGGTTCGTAGTCCTCTTTTGCACCGATTTTTTCCTTGAAATAGGCGATTTGTTCCATTTCTTGGGAGTTTGCCTTATTTAGGGGATTTCGGGCCTTTTCCGATACCCTTTTAATTTTGGCCCCATGCACTGTTGCCATGCTGTCCGTTAACGGATAGGCCCTTTCATTGCAAAACTTCAATGCGGCGACCGGACCTTCTTTTTGCATTGAGCCCATAAGGTTTTTACCCAACACCTTTTGGGTACTTTGGGCCATTTCCAATCCTAGTTGTTTAATGGATTTTTCTGCAGGTTCGGCGCCATTATGGAAGACCTTTCCTTGTTGTTGATAATCACCCTTTCCGCCGTGGCCTTTCTCCCAATGTTCCTTGAAGCAGTCCGGCTCTTCTATTTTAAATTCATAGATGTAATCCGATAGGAGTCGTATTTCTTCTTCCTTGTAAGGTTGATAGGGCATAACCCCGAACCTTTTTAGGGCACCCTTCATTTTGCCTTTCTCAAGGCTAGGTTTTTCAACAAACTTCCAAATGGCATTGGCGAATTCCTCCTTGTTGGGGTTGTCCATGAGGTATCTTGCCTTAATGGCCACCATTGGAGGGGCGATGCGGGCATTCTCGCTGGCATCGGGACCATGACAGACATAACATTTTGCTTCCAAGAGTTCCTTACCCCTTAAAGCTTCTTGTTGGGTAAAAGCTGGTTTTTCTATTGCTACCTGGGAAATCGATTTTTCAGTTTCCCCTGAATTTTTGCAGCTTGCCAAAAATATAAGCGGGATTATCAATAGGATTTTTTTCATCGGTTTGGATTTTTTGAATTAAATCGGCTTGTACCAGTGCCATCGATTTTTGTGGGGAGACTAAAAACTTCCTTATGTTGATATGGGTAATGGTCAGTCCAATTGAAACATCGGCCTCGAAATACCATTTTAAAGCGCTATTTCATTTTGCCAGTAGCACAGCTCAAATAGGAAATTAACTTGGCCGCTGTGGTGTTTTCCATATCTACGGATGGGTACCCTATTTTTTGAAGTTTCTCCTTAACTTTTAGGGCATCCTCCAAATCCTGATATACAAAGGAAACCGAAGAGTTTTCAACATCTACGGCTACGTCCGATATATTTTCCAATTCCGACACTTTGTTAACGATCGTTTTTGCGCAGCCCCCACATTTAAGGTTCTGAACTATGAGCGTTGTTTTCATAAATATATCGATTTTATGGCCCGGTTAATTCCAGGCATTATAACCTCCCCGTAAGTCATATATTTGGTTAAAACCCATGGCTACAAGCTTGCGGGCCGCTTTTTGGCTTCTTGCCCCAGATCGGCAATACACATACACAGGTTTGGTCTTATCCATTTTTTCAAAGGCCACTTTGAAGTTCGAGGCATTGAAAAAATCGATATTGATGGCTTTTTTGATATGGCCTCCATTGTATTCCGAGGGTGTTCTTACATCCACCAATTGTACTTTAGGGCCGCTAATGGCCGTTGCATAGTCGGTTTTGTCCAAAATGACAATGTTTCCCGTTTCGGTAGTATTTTTGGAACCAAATAGTGCGCTTAGAAATGACATGTTTTTAGAATTTTAAAGTGAGTACTTTTAAAAGGAGACAGACTTTTTGGCCTGTCTCCTTTAAACAACCAACCAATTAAAAACAATCCGATCAATACCTATCCCTAAATACCGATCGATGTTGTTACTACGGCCTTTTTACCATAGTACCGTAAAGGTAGCATGTGTATTGGCCACCTACAGTAACTATGGTTACATAAGCGAAAAATTCCTGAAAAAGAGAAATGTAGGATCTACGGGATAAAAAAGACCCACAAAAATTATCGAATGAACTCTTTCCATGGGTCTCTAATTAACTAAAAATTAAAGCTAATGTATTTGATTTTCTAACGTTTAAATTTTATTAATGCTCGATTAATCAAATTACCAAGTTTTATAAGGTAGATGGGCAAACATATTCGGAAACCGGTATTCCTGCCTCATTGATGGCCTTAAAACCACCTTTTACATCGATTAAATTATGTATGCCCCTACTTTTAAGTATGGAAGCGGCGATCATGCTCCTATAACCTCCGGCACAATGTACGTAAAAGGTTTCCTTTTCAGGAAATTCGGATAGGTGATCGTTCAAATAATCCAAGGGCGTGTTATACGCTTCCAGCACATGTTCTGATAGGTATTCACTACTTTTTCGTACATCGAATACGGGTGCATTGTCGTTTTCCAGTTCATTTTTCAATTCTACAGCATCCACCTGACTTACGGTATCATATTCCATGGAGGCCTTTTTCCAGGCCTCGAATCCACCTTCCAAGTATCCTAGGGTATTGTCAAAACCTACTCGGGACAATCTGGTTACGGCTTCCTCTTCCAGTCCTTTTGGGGCGACCAATAAAATGGGTTGTTGCACATCTGCTATCAAGGCACCTACCCAAGGTGCAAAGCTACCATCGAGACCTATGAATATGGACCTAGGGATGTGTCCTTTGGCAAAATCGGCAGCATTACGCACATCCAGTACAATGGCGCCGGTTTCATTCGCGGCCACTTCAAAGGCTTTTGGTGACAAGGCCCTAGTGCCCCTTTCAAGCACCTGTTCTATATCCTCATAACCCTCTTTATTCATTTTTACGTTCAGAGGGAAGTATTGTGGTGGTGGCAACAAACCGTCCGTAACTTCTTTTATAAATTCCTCTTTGGTCATATCCGCGCGTAGGGCATAGTTCATTTTTTTCTGGTTGCCAAGGGTATCCACGGTTTCCTTCATCATATTCTTTCCACAGGCGGAACCTGCCCCGTGTGCGGGATAAACGATAACATCATCGGCAAGGGGCATTATTTTCTCCCGAAGGCTATCGTATAGAAATCCGGCAAGGTCTTTTTCTGTCAAAACACCCATTTTTTGCGCGAGGTCAGGTCTGCCAACATCACCCAGGAACAAGGTGTCGCCACTAAAAATGGCATGATCCTTTCCATCTTTGTCCTTTAAAAGATAGGTGGTACTTTCCATGGTATGCCCCGGAGTATGAAGTACCTTTATGGTTACCTCGCCCAGTTTGAATTCCTGATTGTCCTCTGCTATTATCGCTTCAAAATTGGGATTGGCGTTGGGACCAAAAACAATGGGCGCCCCCGTCTCTTTGGCCAACGTAACGTGACCGCTCACAAAGTCGGCATGAAAATGTGTCTCAAAAATATACTTGATCTTAGCATCATCCAGTTTGGCCCTGTTGATATAAGGCTTTACCTCCCTTAAAGGGTCGATGATAGCAACTTCACCTTTACTTTCTATATAATAGGCTCCCTGGGCCAGGCAACCTGTGTAAATCTGTTCTACTTTCATACAAACACAGTTTTTAATTGAACACAAAACTACTAATTGCAATTTACTAAAACAGTAACATAAGTTACATTTCACCCAATCAAAAAAGCCCCTTTATAGGGGCTTTATCTTTAATCTAACCAGATTATAACATAGTGGACGGACACACATAATCCGATTTTGGAAGTTTTGTTTTGGAAAGATCTGCAAAACCACCCTCTACGTCCGCAAAATCCTGCCATCCGCGTTGTTTCAGAATGGATGCGGCAATCATACTTCTATAGCCACCGGCGCAATGCAGGACAAAAGTGGTGTCCTTTGGAAATTCTGCCAAATGTTGGTTTATTTCATTAAGCGGGATGTTGATGGCACCAAGGAGATGCTCGGAATCAAATTCGCTTTTTTTGCGAACGTCTATAATCAATGGCCTTTCATCTTTCATAGCTTTTTCCAGTTCCGCGGCCGAAATGCGATTGACCATTTCAAATTCCTTACCGGAGTCCTTCCAAGCCTCAAAGCCCCCCTTCAAAAAGCCCACGGTGTTGTCATAGCCCACCCTGGATAAGCGGGTAATGGCCTCTTCCTCTTTTCCATCGTAGGTCACCAGAAGAATTTCCTGTTTAATATCCGGAATCATTTCACCTACCCATTGGGCAAAACTTCCTTCCAAACCTATATTGATACTGTTGGGTATAAAGCCCTTTGCAAAATCGGCCGCATCCCGCGTATCGAGTACCAAAGCTCCGGTTTCATTGGCCACGGCTTCAAACGCCTCGGGGGAGTAGGGTGTAGTGGCCCTGTCCATGATATTGTCCAGACTCTCGTATCCTTTAATGTTCATTAAAACATTTTTGGGAAAATAGCCGGGTGGTGTGGTTAGTCCAGTAAGCAATTCCTTGATGAATTCCTCTTTGGTCATATCTGCTCGAAGGGCATAATTTACTTTTTTTTGATTCCCTAACGTATCAGTAGTTTCCTTGCTCATCATTTTGCCACAAGCGGAACCAGCTCCATGGTTGGGATATACAATCAGTTCGTCGCTCAATGGCATGATTTTGTTTCGAAGGGAATCGAATAGATGTCCCGCCAATTTTTCCTCGGTCAATTCCGATACCACATGCTGTGCCAAATCAGGTCTGCCCACATCTCCAATAAACAAGGTGTCGCCAGTGATAATTCCATGTTCGTTTCCTTTTTCATCAATTAGTAAATAGGTAGTACTTTCCATAGTATGTCCCGGTGTGTGGATTACCTTTACCTTGTAGTCACCAACCTCAAAAATTTGACCGTCTTCCGCGGTAATCGCTTCATAGGCAGGTTTGGCTCCCGGTCCAAACACGATTTTTGCTCCGGCTTTTTTCTGGAGGTCCAAGTGCCCGCTGACAAAATCCGCATGGAAATGGGTCTCAAAAACATATTTGATCTCGGCGTTGTCCTTTTTTGCCCGATCCAAATAAGGCTGAACTTCACGTAGTGGGTCAAATACGGCAGCTTCGCCTTTGCTTTCAATATAATATGCCGCATGTGCCAAGCACCCTGTATAAATTTGTTCTACTTTCATAATCGCTGATTTTAATGGTTCAATTATTTAAAAGTACCCATTCCAAAAAATGTATACAGTTACTTATGTTACATAAGGAATACAAAAACCCTGATGAATGGGGGAAAGGCTTTAAATTTGCGGAAAGTGTGATTTATGGAATGGAAAAAAACTCCATATAAAAAATGAAAACGGCCATTACCAGTATAAAATATCCGAAGCCCTTCTTTAATTTATTGCCATCGATGTAGTTTCCAATATAACTACCAATGAAAATTCCTAAAAAAGAGAGACCGGTGAACAGGAGAAGGAAGGACCAGTTGATTTCCATGGTCAAGGCATCCCCCAAGAAAAAGCCCATCAAGGATTTTACCGCAATAATTATCAAAGAGGTGCCCACGGCGACCTTCATTTCTACATTGGCCAAAATGACCAGGGCCGGAATGATCAAAAAACCTCCGCCAGCACCAATTAATCCGGTAATGCCTCCAACCAGCAGGCCTTCGGCCAAGATGAGCGGGTAGTTATATTTAACCTCTCCACCTACTTTTTTAGGGACTTCCTTTTTTGTTCTTAACATAGAGTATGCGGCCGGTATCATCAAGAAGGCGAACAGCCCGAACATACCCATACGGCGGGTAAATTGAAAACCGCCCATTTCAAATAAAACGTCGGGTAATACGGGAACTAGATAATGTCTAACCAAGCTTACCCCAACAATGGCCGGTATGCCAAACACAAGGGCAGTCCTCCAATCAACATAGCCCTTAAGGTGTTGTTTCCATCCGCCCACAAGGGCACTGGCCCCAACTATAAAAAGCGAATAGGCCGTGGCCACTTTTTCATTTACGGAAAAAAGGTAGGCGAGAACGGGTACAGCCAAAATGGAACCGCCACCACCAATAAGGCCTAAGGATATTCCAATGATCAATGCGCTGATGTAACCAAATATGTGGAGTACTTCCATGTGGGTTTTTTAATTATAGCGCGAAGCTATGACACCCATGGAAGCCTTGCAGTAACTTTGGTTACAAAGGATTATAAATCCAAAATTTTTATGTAGTTGCGGTGTAATTCAATGGAACCCATCTGTTCCAGCTTTTTTAGCAGTCTGGAAATCACCACCCTGGAACTATGCAGTTCATAAGCTATTTCTTGGTGGGTATTGTGAATAATGTCGCCCTTATTGATCCTGGCTTTTTCCTTAAGGTAATTGATCAGGCGGGCATCCATTTTATCAAATGCAATGCTATCCAAGGTACTCAACAGTTCGTTCAATCGTTCATGATAGCTGTTAAAAACAAAATTTCGCCAAGATTTATATTTAACGGTCCATTCCTCCATTTTTTGCATGGGAACCATAATTAGTTTGCTATCGGTTTCCGTTATTGCCCTAATTTCACTTTTTGAATCGCCCATGCAGCAGGCCATAGTCATGGAACACGTATCTCCTTTTTCCAGATAATACAATAACAATTCATCGCCGTCATTATCTTCTCGAAGGATTTTGATGGCTCCAGAAATTAAAAGGGGCATTCCTTTGATATAGTCGCCAATTTCGATGAGTTTGTATCCTTCTGGAACCTCTTTAAAGGTGCCTACCTGTGCGATTTCATTGATGAGGTCCTTTTCAAAGATAGTCCCATAGCTTTCTGTAAGTTCCTGTATCATGTACGAAATTATTTAACTTTCTCGGCAATTTCCTTATTATAGTGGAAGAAGAAATTCGCCCAAATCAACTTTGATACGGCCGCAATCCATGGCATGGCCAATACCAATACGCCTACGATAGCCCCAAAAATTCCAAGAATACTTAAATCCAGGCCAAATAACAACGTAAGAACATAAACCGCCACGGCTACCGCTACGCCCACAGCATAGGAAACATACATGCTTCCGTAATAAAAACTGGGTTCTATACTGTATTTTAGATTACATTTTGGACAGTTCTCCTTTACTTTGTTGAAGTTACTCAATTTATAGGGATTAGCCTCCAAAAAGGCCCCTTCATGGCATCTTGGGCATTTTAAAAAAAGAATACTGTACAATTTGGAACCTTTGCCGAACATACCTTGAATTTTGGGACAAAAATAAAATTTCTTAACGATTATCTGGGTAACTATTGTTACAGAGGTTTTCTATTTCAATTTTATATTAGCTGAAGCCTTGAATTTCATCTGGTTACTTTTTGTTGTAAAAGGACCCATTTATTGCCGTAAAATTTTTTCCATGGATTTTCCTTTGGCCAATTCGTCTATCAGTTTATCCAAGTAGCGTACTTTCCGTATGAGCTCGTCCTCTATATCTTCAACTCTGTGCCCACAAATGACCCCGGTTATTTTGGAAACATTTGGATTGAGTCTGGGAGCTTCTTCGAAAAAGGCCTCAAAGTTTATCTTATTCGAAATTATTTTGTCCAATGAAGCCTTATCATACCCTGTCAACCAGAAAATAATGGTGTCAACTTCTTTCCTTGTTCTACCCTTTTTTTCTGCTTTTGTTACATAATGGGGATATACCCCTGCGAAGGTCATGGTATAGATGCGATGTTTTTTAGGTTCGGACATTGGCGGTAATTTATTTATATTAAGCGAATTACAGTTCCCTAAGCCATATATTTCTAAAACTGATGGGTTCACTGGGATCCCCATGGGCCTGAAGACGAATAGGGGAAGCACCATGCTTTCTATAACTTGGTGGACCTATCCAAGGTGTTATGCCTTTTAATTCATAATTGTTTTGTACTAGAACACCATTGTGCAGGGCGGTAACGCTGGCGGGTGATGCTACACTGCCATCTTCATTAAAACGAGGGGCTCTCCAGACGATATCATAGGTCTGCCATTCACCCGGTGCCTTTGCGGCATTGGCCAAGGGAATGGACTGTTTGTACATAGAGCCCACTTGTCCATTTACGTATGTTTCGTTATTGTAATTGTCCAATATTTGGATTTCATATCCCTCCTCGAACAACCCGCTTTCATCAAGGCCTAAATAGGCTAAAAAAATACCGCTATTTCCCCTGCTTTGTCCCTCGCCCGTTATATCCTTGGGGATTTGATATTCCAAATGGAGTTGGTAGTCCATGTATGTATCCTTTGTGGTAAGACTACCGGCTTTTTTGTCAACGGTCAAGATACCGTCGACTACTTTCCAGGATTCTGGATTTTTGGGATTGTCATAGGTCCACTTGCCCAAATCGGTTCCATCAAAAAGGATAAGGGCATCCGATGGTGCCTCCCCAAAAAAATTCCCGGGAACCACTTTGGGAGGAACAGGTTGGTAGACCTCCGTTTTTTGGGATTCCTTATACATTTTTTCCCAGTCTGGTTCCTGGGCAAAACCCACTATGGAAAATGATAAAGTGGTTACGGTAAGCGCTAATGTTGTTTTCACAAATGTAATTTTTTAGGTTATTTTAAATACGTTCCTTCGGTCGTCATGAATTCAAAATAATGATAAAGGCAACAATTTGGGTTTACAAGATAACCATTCCGGATTTTAACAAGGGTGTATTATTTTAACTTCTGCTATTCGAATTATGATTAATTCAAAAAAAATCCCGAGAACTAGGATTTGGATAAAAATATCAAGGAAACAGTCTTTAAAACCTATAATTGACAATTAAGTTTCTATCTTAGTTAGGCTTGAAATATTTGAATTTATGGCTTTAAAAGTTGCGATCAAACATAGTACCCGATATAAATACGACAGGAGGGTTAATCTTTCTCCCCACATATTCCGGTTAAGACCCGCTCCACATAGCAGAACACCTATTGAAGCGTATTCCATCAAGATAAAGCCTGAAAACCATTTTTTCAATTGGCAACAAGATCCCTTTGGGAATTATCTGGCCCGCTTGGTCTTTCCAGAAAAAACGGACGAGCTTTCCGTTGATGTAGAAATCATTGCGGATATGAAGACCATCAATCCCTTCGATTTTTTCGTTGAGGAATCGGTCGAAAATTTTCCTTTCACCTATAAACCTGAACTTAAAAAGGAACTATTGCCCTATCTCGAAATTACTGAGAATGGACCTATGCTGCAGGAATGGTTGTCCACAATTGACAGAACCCCCAGACGCAGTATCGATTTTTTGACCAGTCTTAATCAAGGCCTTTACAAGTATCTGAACTACACGATCCGTATGGAACCCGGGGTACAGACTTGTGAGGAAACCTTGGACAGAAAATTGGGTTCCTGTAGGGATTTTGCATGGCTCCTTGTTCAGACTCTGAGGCATTTGGGCTTGGCAGCTCGTTTTGTTTCGGGGTATTTGGTACAGTTAAAGGCCGATGAAAAATCGTTGGATGGTCCCTCTGGCCCCGAAGAGGATTTCACAGATCTCCACGCCTGGGCGGAGGTATATCTACCCGGAGCGGGCTGGATAGGCTTGGATGCCACTTCCGGTCTATTGGCGGGGGAAGGCCATATCCCGCTCGCCTGTACGCCATCCTTTGAGAGTGCTGCACCTGTGTATGGTCTCACCGACCCCTGCGAAACCCAATTTGAGTTTGAGAATTCCGTAACCCGAATTTTTGAATCCCCCCGCGTAACCAAGCCGTACACGGAAGAACAGTGGCGGGTCATATATGATTTAGGGTTTAAGGTAGAGGAGGAGTTGGAACAAAATGATGTGCGCTTAACTATGGGGGGTGAACCCACATTTGTTTCCATAGATGATATGGAATCCGAGGAATGGAATACGGCCGCGGATGGGGATCATAAGCGTCAATTGGCAAGTTCGTTGTCCCAGCGCTTATTGGAAGTATTTGGCAAGGGAGGCATGTTGCACCATGCCCAGGGAAAGTGGTATCCGGGAGAACCCTTGCCCAGATGGTTGATCGGTATCCATTGGCGAAAGGATGGGGAGACCGTTTGGAAGAATACGGAGCTATTGGCGTCTTTTACCAAAGAATACAAGCTCCCGGAAAATATTACCTCTGAATTTTTAGAAACCTTGGCAGATTTTTTGAAATGTCCAAAGAACTCCATTACTCCAGCCTATGAAGATGCCTTTTATTTTCTGTGGGAAGAAA
Above is a window of Maribacter algicola DNA encoding:
- a CDS encoding 3-keto-disaccharide hydrolase, giving the protein MKTTLALTVTTLSFSIVGFAQEPDWEKMYKESQKTEVYQPVPPKVVPGNFFGEAPSDALILFDGTDLGKWTYDNPKNPESWKVVDGILTVDKKAGSLTTKDTYMDYQLHLEYQIPKDITGEGQSRGNSGIFLAYLGLDESGLFEEGYEIQILDNYNNETYVNGQVGSMYKQSIPLANAAKAPGEWQTYDIVWRAPRFNEDGSVASPASVTALHNGVLVQNNYELKGITPWIGPPSYRKHGASPIRLQAHGDPSEPISFRNIWLREL
- a CDS encoding DUF2200 domain-containing protein translates to MSEPKKHRIYTMTFAGVYPHYVTKAEKKGRTRKEVDTIIFWLTGYDKASLDKIISNKINFEAFFEEAPRLNPNVSKITGVICGHRVEDIEDELIRKVRYLDKLIDELAKGKSMEKILRQ
- a CDS encoding sulfite exporter TauE/SafE family protein, with translation MEVLHIFGYISALIIGISLGLIGGGGSILAVPVLAYLFSVNEKVATAYSLFIVGASALVGGWKQHLKGYVDWRTALVFGIPAIVGVSLVRHYLVPVLPDVLFEMGGFQFTRRMGMFGLFAFLMIPAAYSMLRTKKEVPKKVGGEVKYNYPLILAEGLLVGGITGLIGAGGGFLIIPALVILANVEMKVAVGTSLIIIAVKSLMGFFLGDALTMEINWSFLLLFTGLSFLGIFIGSYIGNYIDGNKLKKGFGYFILVMAVFIFYMEFFSIP
- a CDS encoding Crp/Fnr family transcriptional regulator is translated as MIQELTESYGTIFEKDLINEIAQVGTFKEVPEGYKLIEIGDYIKGMPLLISGAIKILREDNDGDELLLYYLEKGDTCSMTMACCMGDSKSEIRAITETDSKLIMVPMQKMEEWTVKYKSWRNFVFNSYHERLNELLSTLDSIAFDKMDARLINYLKEKARINKGDIIHNTHQEIAYELHSSRVVISRLLKKLEQMGSIELHRNYIKILDL
- a CDS encoding DUF983 domain-containing protein encodes the protein MFGKGSKLYSILFLKCPRCHEGAFLEANPYKLSNFNKVKENCPKCNLKYSIEPSFYYGSMYVSYAVGVAVAVAVYVLTLLFGLDLSILGIFGAIVGVLVLAMPWIAAVSKLIWANFFFHYNKEIAEKVK